Proteins co-encoded in one Candidatus Ozemobacteraceae bacterium genomic window:
- a CDS encoding TetR/AcrR family transcriptional regulator: protein MSPRVNCRDLILDAAEKIAIHEGIVNLTLDGVAKLSGVSKGGLLYHFPSKEALIEAMMQRLDIRMTDEFNALRLKYPDTPDRDARIYVQQALNNPRPERLVASILVVAASAPGKVEFLKRITASRMSKIANVSPQAKIACLAADSLWLFEFLGLSTYSEAERQELIAEIMRMAGSTSTSKKPAGKK, encoded by the coding sequence ATGAGTCCAAGAGTGAACTGCCGGGATCTGATCCTGGACGCCGCGGAAAAAATCGCCATCCACGAGGGCATCGTCAACCTGACGCTCGACGGCGTTGCAAAGCTCTCCGGTGTCAGCAAAGGGGGGCTGCTGTACCACTTCCCCTCCAAAGAGGCCCTGATCGAAGCCATGATGCAGCGGCTGGATATCCGCATGACGGACGAGTTCAACGCCCTGCGGCTCAAGTATCCCGATACCCCTGACCGGGATGCCCGCATCTACGTCCAGCAGGCGCTGAACAATCCGCGACCGGAGCGGCTCGTCGCATCGATCCTCGTCGTCGCCGCCTCCGCCCCAGGGAAAGTGGAGTTCCTCAAGCGGATCACGGCGAGCAGGATGTCGAAAATAGCCAACGTCAGCCCCCAGGCAAAGATCGCCTGCCTCGCGGCCGATTCCCTCTGGCTGTTCGAGTTTCTCGGCCTCTCCACGTATTCGGAAGCAGAGCGCCAGGAGCTCATTGCCGAGATCATGCGCATGGCCGGTTCAACCTCCACCAGCAAAAAGCCCGCAGGAAAAAAATAA
- a CDS encoding TolC family protein, with the protein MFCPTRSHSPFHTILLTLLLASSRLAAAEPAPVQPADVMARAEEASATRALLAELFPDVQRQNESDSDQAGMFDLEDCLHAALESNLDVGASKKSVGIARSQVSQARSAARPRLNVQAEQVHVDRLTSFGTLSIGDKDPAYSHAVLQQPLFTSGRIELGIAASRDNQKAAEWGVRATKEDVILRTIKGYLAVLSQNNRLRIASESLQVYLEHLALTEDLAKGGVILSTDVATTRVKMLEARQKVLEEENALEIRRESLAELIGMPTDSLARVKQIDAWSLAAITPEGPATMSVGLLPELEGLSTTGKMLRKRVLAEQRGRLPSIVFQAKWDSGSSFKTNFPNWNAAVAIDLPVFDGGISRAKAEQARRELEKTNLLREQTSRKLGLAAQTSYLKVQEIARKIGLAIEALKTAHENLEQNRINYQAGTVLNTDVLNAQLLYSDARVRVNNAVYEYLENLAAYYRHTGNIEEYLSKILHLSIEL; encoded by the coding sequence ATGTTTTGCCCTACCAGGAGCCACAGCCCTTTTCACACAATCCTCCTCACCCTTCTCCTTGCCTCCTCCCGCCTCGCAGCGGCCGAGCCGGCCCCCGTTCAACCGGCTGACGTCATGGCCCGCGCGGAAGAGGCCTCGGCGACCCGGGCTCTGCTCGCGGAACTCTTTCCCGACGTGCAGCGTCAGAACGAGTCCGATAGCGACCAGGCCGGCATGTTCGATCTGGAAGACTGTCTGCATGCGGCTCTCGAATCGAATCTCGACGTCGGTGCCTCGAAGAAATCGGTCGGCATCGCACGCAGCCAGGTTTCTCAGGCTCGCAGCGCGGCCCGGCCGCGTCTCAATGTGCAGGCCGAGCAGGTTCATGTCGACAGGCTGACGAGTTTCGGCACGCTCTCCATCGGGGATAAAGACCCCGCGTATTCCCACGCGGTTCTCCAGCAGCCCCTCTTCACCTCCGGCCGGATCGAACTGGGGATCGCGGCATCGCGGGACAATCAGAAAGCCGCCGAGTGGGGTGTCCGGGCGACGAAGGAGGATGTGATCCTCCGGACCATCAAGGGGTATCTCGCCGTCCTGTCACAAAACAACCGTCTCCGCATCGCAAGCGAAAGCCTGCAGGTGTACCTCGAGCACCTGGCCCTGACGGAAGACCTGGCCAAAGGCGGCGTCATTCTCAGCACGGATGTCGCCACGACGCGGGTCAAGATGCTGGAAGCCCGGCAGAAGGTGCTCGAAGAGGAAAACGCGCTCGAAATCCGCCGGGAATCGCTCGCCGAGCTGATCGGCATGCCAACGGACTCCCTCGCCCGGGTGAAACAGATCGATGCCTGGAGCCTCGCCGCCATCACCCCGGAAGGCCCTGCCACGATGAGCGTCGGCCTGCTTCCCGAGCTCGAAGGGCTGTCCACGACGGGAAAAATGCTCCGAAAGCGCGTGCTCGCCGAGCAGCGCGGCCGGCTTCCGTCCATCGTATTCCAGGCCAAATGGGATTCCGGCAGCAGTTTCAAGACGAATTTTCCCAACTGGAACGCTGCGGTGGCCATCGACCTTCCCGTCTTCGACGGCGGGATCTCTCGCGCAAAAGCCGAACAGGCACGCCGGGAGCTCGAAAAAACGAACCTGCTCCGGGAGCAGACCAGCCGGAAACTCGGCCTCGCGGCGCAGACCAGCTATCTGAAGGTGCAGGAGATCGCCCGGAAGATCGGCCTCGCCATCGAGGCCCTGAAAACGGCGCACGAGAACCTCGAACAGAACCGCATCAACTATCAGGCGGGAACCGTTCTCAACACGGATGTCCTCAACGCCCAGCTCCTGTATTCGGACGCCCGCGTCCGGGTGAACAACGCCGTCTACGAGTATCTGGAAAATCTCGCGGCGTATTACCGGCATACGGGGAATATTGAAGAATATCTTTCGAAGATCCTGCATCTTTCCATCGAACTCTGA
- a CDS encoding efflux RND transporter periplasmic adaptor subunit, protein MKKYIVACIILVVLLAISVSARISTIRNTPPAPSIASFQAARGIPITVAAPRREALKLQYELLGTIEPVQEVEVVAKVGETITSSSLALGRSCRKGEALVTLYDGEIAAQVRLAEAVVAQARSGLDKLASGARPQERRQTEAGLAAAQAQYESAAKEYERTATLLEKKAIPAQKAEKAVAAFEAAKADLEAARQRVSMVREGTRREDILTAEAVLKQALANLELTKIRLQYTRIASPIDGVVSRVFKQAGEQTDKDKPVFTVVSTDQLQIVVDVPREIIRRITPESPVRVRSVNEGTEVTGRIVEIQPDADPVTRTFPVKIAFENTGGVFRAGSFERAIFDLETRPDTLTLPRECIIDQNGNSGVYVAEAGTVKFQAVTTGLSGKERIEVLQGVSASDSVVLTGRDRVKAGAAVDVTEKVS, encoded by the coding sequence ATGAAAAAATATATTGTTGCATGCATTATTCTTGTCGTTCTGCTTGCCATAAGCGTTTCCGCACGCATCAGCACGATCCGGAACACGCCTCCGGCACCGAGTATCGCCTCGTTCCAGGCCGCCCGCGGTATTCCCATCACCGTCGCAGCTCCCCGCCGGGAAGCCCTGAAGCTTCAGTACGAGCTCCTGGGCACTATCGAGCCGGTGCAGGAAGTCGAGGTCGTGGCGAAGGTCGGGGAAACGATCACCAGTTCCTCCCTTGCCCTGGGCCGATCGTGCAGGAAGGGCGAGGCGCTGGTGACGCTGTATGACGGGGAGATCGCCGCGCAGGTCCGTCTGGCCGAAGCCGTCGTGGCCCAGGCCCGCTCCGGGCTGGACAAGCTGGCCTCCGGCGCCCGCCCCCAGGAGCGCCGACAGACAGAGGCTGGCCTGGCAGCGGCGCAGGCGCAGTATGAAAGTGCCGCGAAGGAGTATGAGCGGACGGCGACGTTGCTCGAAAAAAAGGCAATCCCCGCGCAGAAGGCCGAAAAGGCCGTCGCCGCTTTCGAGGCGGCAAAAGCCGATCTCGAAGCTGCCCGGCAACGCGTCAGCATGGTCCGGGAGGGAACGCGGCGCGAGGACATCCTCACCGCCGAGGCCGTCCTGAAGCAGGCGCTCGCCAATCTGGAGCTCACGAAGATCCGGCTCCAGTACACGCGCATCGCATCGCCCATCGACGGCGTCGTCTCGCGCGTCTTCAAACAGGCCGGCGAACAGACAGACAAGGACAAGCCCGTGTTCACCGTCGTCTCGACGGACCAGCTGCAGATCGTCGTGGATGTTCCGCGCGAGATTATCCGTCGGATCACCCCCGAGTCCCCGGTCCGGGTCAGGAGCGTGAACGAAGGAACCGAAGTCACCGGCCGGATCGTGGAGATTCAGCCCGACGCCGATCCGGTCACCCGCACCTTCCCGGTGAAGATCGCCTTCGAGAATACCGGCGGCGTCTTCCGCGCCGGTTCGTTTGAACGGGCCATCTTCGATCTGGAAACCCGTCCCGACACCCTGACGCTGCCACGCGAATGCATCATCGATCAGAACGGCAACTCCGGCGTGTATGTGGCCGAGGCCGGCACCGTGAAGTTCCAGGCCGTGACAACCGGGTTGAGCGGCAAGGAGCGTATCGAGGTCCTTCAGGGCGTCAGCGCCTCGGATTCCGTGGTCCTCACCGGCCGCGATCGGGTGAAGGCCGGCGCGGCCGTGGATGTGACAGAGAAGGTGAGTTGA
- a CDS encoding efflux RND transporter permease subunit, protein MNMIETLVRRPVLTTMLLLFLVVMGVYSYGLIPLNMLPSFDIPLITVVTVYPGASPENIETLVSKPIEDAVSAINGIDELKSNSYEGASNVIIKFNENVDVDEVAADVREKVSAIRNDLPADAKEPVILKLDINAMPILSIAISGDRSVESTYKIAEDFIEDEVLKTPGVADVEFIGGRKRELQVFVNQDILRAYHLSPMTLAGIIAQKSLNIPSGHITQNRTEYSIRMDGEFASIDDIRNLPIPVSNGRSIPLGQLAKVTDDFEELRESVRLNGKSAVAMIVKKRADANSVSTAKAVLDALEALRRKLPSDLSITPIRNTSTFILESSEDLNGNIFSGILITALVLFLFLHSFKATVVSIISIPVSIIASYSLIYFSGFSLNMMTQMALAISIGVLVNNAIVVLENIYVHLQRKEAPIDAAVRGTGEILVAVSGCTLTNVVVFTPIAFMTGMVGQFFYEFGLTVTFATFVSLLAAFTVTPMGAAYFMSGRDADPQAKSGFGKLWDRVYGVLEQDYGRILAKAFNHRWTIVTVSALLVASTFLLTPYIGFEFVTEADQHEFDITLKMQPGTSLSETDTALGKIEGILSAIPGVKHVFTKLGKTESLVGGSSTGTNIGEISVKLEDTAGPTNAFIASISSGIAKIPGVELNMRKTSVMGSSESPLQIDITGDSLAELQKIEKQVLLIARETPGTTDVQSSWQSGKPELRVLPKRDELVRYGVTEAFLATTLRNYYEGSIATVYREGDDEYDIRLKLDSEARRDVGNLARLVVVTPGGATVPLTQLARIEEAFGPSQINRKSRTKLITISGNLMNRSLGEVMNDIRAKTDAIDLPPGYSIAFAGTGERMGESFQSLAVTLVLALVLTYMLLAALLESFIHPFTILLTFPLAFGGIFLGLFLTGNTLSIFSLMGVIMLVGIVVNNGILLIEEYKLRIESGLDRLQAVLQGSQAKLRPIIMTTIASVAAMLPLALGNGSGGEMRSGMAVVQIGGLLVSGLLSLFIIPIVYHEVETRLLRNS, encoded by the coding sequence ATGAACATGATCGAAACGCTGGTCAGGCGGCCCGTTCTGACCACGATGCTGCTCCTGTTCCTGGTCGTGATGGGGGTGTATTCCTACGGCCTGATTCCCCTGAACATGCTCCCGAGCTTCGATATCCCCCTCATCACCGTCGTCACGGTGTATCCGGGCGCATCCCCGGAAAACATCGAAACGCTGGTCTCCAAGCCGATCGAAGACGCCGTCAGCGCGATCAACGGCATCGACGAGCTCAAGTCGAACTCGTATGAAGGCGCTTCCAACGTCATCATCAAGTTCAATGAAAACGTCGACGTCGACGAAGTCGCGGCAGACGTCCGCGAGAAGGTGTCGGCGATCCGGAACGATCTCCCGGCGGATGCGAAGGAACCGGTCATCCTCAAGCTCGACATCAACGCGATGCCGATTCTCAGTATCGCCATCTCGGGGGACCGGTCGGTCGAATCGACGTACAAGATCGCCGAGGATTTCATCGAGGATGAGGTTCTCAAGACGCCGGGCGTTGCCGATGTCGAGTTCATCGGCGGGCGGAAGCGGGAGCTCCAGGTTTTCGTGAACCAGGATATTCTCCGCGCCTACCATCTCTCCCCGATGACCCTCGCAGGGATCATCGCCCAGAAAAGCCTCAACATCCCAAGTGGCCATATCACCCAGAATAGAACCGAGTATTCGATCCGCATGGACGGCGAGTTCGCTTCCATCGACGATATCCGGAACCTGCCGATCCCCGTTTCGAACGGCCGCAGCATCCCTCTCGGCCAGCTTGCGAAGGTGACGGACGATTTCGAGGAGCTGCGCGAATCGGTCAGGCTCAACGGCAAGAGCGCCGTCGCCATGATCGTCAAGAAGCGGGCCGACGCGAACTCCGTCAGCACCGCGAAAGCCGTTCTCGACGCCCTGGAAGCCCTTCGCAGAAAGCTCCCTTCCGATCTCAGTATTACGCCGATCCGCAACACGTCGACATTCATCCTGGAGTCGTCGGAGGACCTGAACGGCAATATTTTCTCCGGCATCCTCATCACCGCCCTCGTCCTCTTCCTGTTCCTGCACTCGTTCAAGGCGACCGTCGTTTCCATCATCTCGATTCCCGTCTCGATCATCGCAAGCTATTCGCTCATCTATTTTTCCGGGTTTTCGCTGAACATGATGACACAGATGGCGCTGGCGATCAGCATCGGCGTTCTCGTGAACAACGCCATCGTCGTCCTCGAGAACATCTACGTCCACCTGCAGAGGAAGGAAGCCCCGATCGATGCGGCCGTCAGGGGAACGGGAGAGATCCTGGTCGCCGTTTCCGGCTGCACGCTCACGAACGTGGTCGTGTTCACACCCATCGCCTTCATGACCGGCATGGTCGGCCAGTTCTTCTACGAGTTCGGTCTGACGGTCACGTTCGCCACGTTCGTCTCGCTCCTGGCGGCATTCACCGTGACCCCGATGGGCGCGGCCTATTTCATGTCCGGCAGGGACGCCGACCCGCAGGCCAAGAGCGGATTTGGCAAGCTCTGGGACAGGGTCTATGGGGTTCTCGAACAGGATTACGGCCGGATCCTCGCGAAAGCATTCAACCACCGCTGGACGATCGTCACGGTATCGGCACTGCTCGTCGCCTCGACCTTCCTGCTCACTCCCTACATCGGATTCGAGTTCGTGACGGAGGCGGACCAGCACGAGTTCGACATCACGCTCAAGATGCAGCCCGGCACATCGCTGAGCGAGACGGACACAGCCCTCGGGAAAATCGAGGGTATTCTTTCGGCCATCCCCGGCGTGAAGCATGTTTTCACGAAGCTCGGAAAGACCGAGTCTCTCGTCGGCGGCTCATCGACCGGGACGAACATCGGCGAAATCAGCGTCAAGCTCGAAGACACGGCAGGACCCACCAATGCCTTCATCGCGAGCATCTCGTCAGGCATCGCGAAAATCCCCGGGGTCGAGCTGAACATGCGCAAAACCAGCGTCATGGGCTCCTCGGAGTCCCCCCTGCAGATCGATATCACCGGTGACAGCCTCGCCGAGCTGCAGAAGATCGAGAAGCAGGTCCTGCTGATCGCCCGCGAGACGCCCGGCACCACCGACGTCCAGAGCAGCTGGCAATCCGGCAAGCCCGAACTGCGCGTTCTCCCGAAGCGGGACGAGCTCGTCCGGTATGGTGTGACGGAAGCGTTCCTGGCAACCACGCTCCGCAACTACTACGAAGGCAGTATCGCCACCGTCTACCGGGAAGGCGACGACGAGTATGACATCCGGCTGAAGCTCGACAGTGAAGCACGACGGGACGTGGGAAACCTCGCCAGGCTCGTTGTCGTCACCCCCGGCGGCGCGACGGTCCCCCTCACCCAGCTTGCCCGCATCGAGGAGGCATTCGGGCCGTCCCAGATCAACCGGAAGTCCCGGACCAAGCTCATCACGATCTCGGGCAACCTGATGAATCGAAGCCTCGGCGAAGTCATGAACGACATCCGGGCGAAAACCGACGCCATCGACCTTCCGCCGGGATACTCGATCGCTTTTGCCGGCACCGGCGAGCGGATGGGCGAATCGTTCCAGAGCCTTGCCGTCACGCTCGTTCTCGCTCTCGTTCTGACCTACATGCTTCTCGCAGCCCTCCTGGAATCCTTCATCCATCCGTTCACGATCCTTCTCACCTTCCCGCTCGCGTTCGGCGGTATTTTCCTCGGGCTGTTCCTGACCGGGAACACGCTGAGCATCTTCTCCCTGATGGGCGTCATCATGCTGGTCGGGATCGTCGTCAACAACGGCATCCTGCTGATCGAGGAGTACAAGCTTCGCATCGAAAGCGGCCTCGATCGGCTCCAGGCCGTTCTCCAGGGATCGCAGGCCAAGCTGCGTCCCATCATCATGACCACGATCGCCTCCGTCGCGGCCATGCTCCCCCTGGCGCTCGGAAACGGTTCCGGTGGTGAGATGCGCTCCGGCATGGCGGTCGTCCAGATCGGCGGGCTGCTCGTTTCCGGTCTGCTTTCGCTCTTCATCATCCCGATCGTCTACCACGAGGTCGAAACACGCCTGCTTCGGAACTCATGA
- the acpS gene encoding holo-ACP synthase, with protein sequence MILGVGIDLVEHERFARSVERFGDRFLARIFSERELAEGRERQRNLQGWAARFAAKEAVFKALGFPGFMAWRQIELLSGDRAFPHVELGPHYAAHVDRHQPWKIHLSISHARASSTAVAIWETLAPSGER encoded by the coding sequence ATGATTCTGGGGGTGGGGATCGATCTGGTCGAGCATGAGCGGTTTGCCCGCTCCGTCGAGCGGTTCGGCGACCGGTTCCTCGCGCGCATCTTCTCCGAACGCGAACTTGCCGAGGGGCGGGAGCGACAGCGGAACCTCCAGGGCTGGGCGGCTCGGTTCGCCGCGAAGGAGGCCGTGTTCAAGGCGCTCGGCTTCCCCGGCTTCATGGCCTGGCGCCAGATCGAGCTGCTCTCGGGCGACCGGGCGTTTCCCCACGTCGAGCTCGGCCCTCATTATGCGGCCCACGTCGACCGCCACCAGCCCTGGAAGATTCATCTCTCGATCTCTCACGCCCGCGCCAGCTCCACCGCCGTCGCAATCTGGGAGACCCTTGCCCCGTCGGGTGAGCGGTGA
- a CDS encoding extracellular solute-binding protein, with protein sequence MKYISNASLRGLLRFACFVALLAGAVFTTGCNERKTEYTADGRTILNFWHTYNDDEEVELKKIIADWEAANASWSVRAVRIPFDGHKPKLRTALTVGRGPDMARVDWSFVCELGRKHALVDLAQFGFDAIKDTYLKAPLRTNFIDGRYLGLPDQTTCVALFYNKQLFRDAGLDPEAPPKTWDEFVEMGKKLTNVEKGTFACGFENTLWWSLPFFNTFGATLISEDGKKCLLDQEPAIRAIDFKRALFADYKIEAGAWRAGSITPEQGFANGKYAMIFMGPWNLPKFTSSKLDFGVTLIPAGPAGTSTNVGGTNVVIFNTGKFPKACYDFLTYFTSPEVQARWCSKLNQMPVNLKAYDLVKFDDPHLMTFMEQMKSAVSNPIVTSYERLEDFVNPEMEAVLTGQKTASAAMATLARKVEKRVLSD encoded by the coding sequence GTGAAATATATATCGAACGCTTCTTTACGCGGCCTCCTCCGTTTCGCCTGCTTCGTCGCACTCCTGGCCGGCGCGGTCTTCACGACGGGCTGCAACGAGCGCAAGACCGAATACACCGCCGACGGGCGGACCATCCTCAACTTCTGGCACACCTACAACGACGACGAAGAGGTCGAGCTCAAGAAGATCATCGCCGACTGGGAAGCGGCCAACGCGAGCTGGAGCGTGCGCGCGGTGCGCATTCCCTTCGACGGCCACAAGCCGAAGCTGCGCACGGCCCTCACGGTCGGCCGCGGCCCCGACATGGCCCGCGTCGACTGGTCGTTCGTCTGCGAGCTCGGCCGCAAGCACGCTCTCGTCGACCTGGCCCAGTTCGGCTTCGATGCGATCAAGGATACGTATCTGAAGGCGCCGCTTCGCACCAACTTCATCGACGGCCGTTACCTCGGCCTGCCCGACCAGACGACCTGCGTCGCCCTGTTCTACAACAAACAACTGTTCCGTGACGCCGGCCTCGACCCCGAGGCGCCGCCGAAAACCTGGGACGAGTTCGTCGAGATGGGCAAAAAGCTGACGAACGTCGAGAAGGGCACGTTCGCCTGCGGCTTCGAGAACACCCTCTGGTGGAGCCTGCCGTTCTTCAACACCTTCGGCGCAACCCTGATCTCCGAAGACGGGAAGAAATGCCTGCTCGATCAGGAACCGGCCATCCGCGCGATCGATTTCAAGCGCGCTCTCTTCGCCGACTACAAGATCGAGGCGGGTGCCTGGCGTGCCGGCTCGATCACCCCGGAACAGGGCTTCGCCAATGGAAAATATGCCATGATATTCATGGGCCCCTGGAACCTGCCCAAATTCACGAGCTCAAAACTCGATTTCGGCGTGACGCTGATTCCCGCCGGGCCGGCCGGGACCTCGACGAACGTCGGCGGAACGAACGTCGTCATCTTCAACACCGGAAAGTTCCCGAAGGCCTGCTACGACTTCCTGACTTACTTCACCTCGCCCGAAGTACAGGCCCGCTGGTGCTCGAAGCTCAACCAGATGCCGGTGAACCTGAAGGCTTACGATCTGGTGAAATTCGACGACCCCCACCTGATGACCTTCATGGAGCAGATGAAGAGCGCCGTCAGCAACCCCATCGTCACCAGCTACGAACGGCTCGAGGACTTCGTGAACCCTGAGATGGAAGCCGTGCTCACCGGACAGAAGACCGCCTCGGCCGCGATGGCGACCCTTGCCCGCAAGGTCGAGAAGCGTGTGCTCTCCGACTGA
- a CDS encoding carbohydrate ABC transporter permease, which yields MNMQNIATAIPEKPASSPLRIVIFVSLFVVMLALCVGISGQLYKFVTMVAAAFMAGSDPAKAGAIMKNMAWLIDGMVAVTGLALASFVIRRWIATQAEHRAEFLRTFFLYLCLTVGVIVVLFPFFWMLCTSFKPAGTELLINTANPFDIVPAEPTIGNFKKVLKLDAAPTGASIDPVEAKKNFGTYFMNSLTVASMAAFLVTLFASMGGYVFAKKELPYKKQLFGLLMATMMIPGMMYMVPQFFMVCSMGLFGTKLAMILPHLASVFGIFMLKQFMETIPSSLIEAARIDGASEWQIFRVVIIPLSMPIILTLFLLTFLSHWSNFLWQLIVTDFENPLSVTLPVGLALFRGQYTSDLGLIMSASCFSIVPIVVLFLFAQRYFIEGMTQGAVKE from the coding sequence ATGAACATGCAGAACATCGCAACCGCGATTCCCGAAAAACCGGCATCTTCGCCGCTCCGGATCGTGATCTTCGTCTCCCTGTTCGTCGTGATGCTCGCCCTCTGCGTCGGCATCTCCGGCCAGCTCTACAAGTTCGTCACGATGGTCGCCGCCGCCTTCATGGCCGGGTCCGACCCCGCGAAGGCCGGCGCGATCATGAAGAACATGGCCTGGCTGATCGACGGCATGGTCGCGGTCACGGGCCTGGCCCTCGCTTCGTTCGTCATCCGGCGCTGGATCGCCACCCAAGCCGAGCACCGGGCCGAATTCCTGCGCACCTTCTTCCTCTATCTCTGCCTCACCGTCGGCGTCATCGTGGTGCTGTTCCCGTTCTTCTGGATGCTCTGCACCTCGTTCAAGCCTGCCGGCACCGAGCTCCTCATCAACACGGCGAACCCGTTCGACATCGTGCCCGCCGAGCCGACGATCGGCAATTTCAAGAAAGTGCTCAAGCTCGACGCCGCGCCGACGGGCGCATCGATCGATCCGGTCGAGGCGAAGAAAAATTTCGGCACGTATTTTATGAACAGCCTGACCGTGGCCTCGATGGCCGCGTTCCTCGTGACCCTCTTCGCCTCGATGGGCGGCTACGTGTTCGCGAAAAAGGAGCTGCCCTACAAGAAGCAGCTGTTCGGCTTGCTGATGGCCACCATGATGATCCCCGGCATGATGTACATGGTTCCGCAGTTCTTCATGGTGTGCAGCATGGGCCTGTTCGGAACGAAGCTCGCCATGATCCTGCCCCACCTGGCCTCGGTGTTCGGCATCTTCATGCTGAAGCAGTTCATGGAGACGATCCCCAGTTCGCTGATCGAGGCGGCCCGCATCGACGGCGCCTCCGAGTGGCAGATCTTCCGGGTCGTCATCATCCCGCTCTCGATGCCGATCATCCTCACCCTCTTCCTGCTCACCTTCCTCTCCCACTGGTCGAACTTCCTCTGGCAGCTGATCGTGACGGATTTCGAAAACCCCCTCAGCGTCACCCTGCCGGTCGGCCTGGCCCTCTTCCGCGGCCAGTACACCTCCGACCTCGGCCTGATCATGTCGGCCTCCTGCTTCTCGATCGTGCCCATCGTGGTGCTGTTCCTGTTCGCCCAGCGCTACTTCATCGAAGGCATGACCCAGGGCGCGGTGAAGGAGTAA
- a CDS encoding sugar ABC transporter permease yields the protein MSAPQNSRETASSLLFLSPFLILFTVFLIFPILYSLYLSFFDSSQGFGLTNLRWVGLSNYFQILGIHWEGASWKFNDPAFWWSLVVTAIYGGLSIPLGIAAALFLAILLHNKLYGKGFFRSAFFLPNILDMLVVGVIWTLIYAPKYGALAQITSAFLGPEQFFNKVGPLASPYTALPAVVFAMVLKGAGFGMVLFLAALQNIPEAVYEAADIDGASKTQQFWYITLPLLQPIIFFMVITGIIGSLNAFTEIYAMTAGGPQLVIGEETLGSTSVAGYYLYKQFEGGRYGYAAAISYVLLAITLLITWIQQRFFAGERR from the coding sequence GTGAGCGCTCCGCAGAATTCCCGGGAAACGGCGAGTTCGCTGCTGTTCTTGTCACCGTTCCTGATCCTCTTCACGGTGTTCCTGATCTTTCCGATCCTGTACTCGCTCTACCTGAGCTTCTTCGACTCGTCGCAGGGCTTCGGTCTCACGAACCTGCGCTGGGTGGGCCTCTCGAATTACTTCCAGATCCTCGGCATCCACTGGGAAGGCGCGAGCTGGAAGTTCAACGACCCCGCCTTCTGGTGGTCGCTCGTCGTGACGGCCATCTACGGCGGCCTCAGCATCCCGCTGGGCATCGCCGCCGCGCTGTTCCTCGCCATCCTGTTGCATAACAAACTCTATGGGAAAGGCTTCTTCCGCAGCGCCTTCTTCCTGCCGAACATCCTCGACATGCTCGTCGTCGGCGTCATCTGGACCCTCATCTACGCGCCGAAATACGGGGCCCTCGCCCAGATCACCTCGGCGTTCCTCGGCCCCGAGCAGTTCTTCAACAAGGTCGGCCCGCTCGCCAGCCCCTACACCGCTCTTCCGGCCGTCGTGTTCGCGATGGTGCTCAAGGGCGCAGGCTTCGGCATGGTGCTGTTTCTCGCCGCCCTCCAGAACATCCCCGAGGCAGTCTACGAGGCCGCCGACATCGACGGCGCCTCGAAAACCCAGCAGTTCTGGTACATCACTCTGCCGCTGCTGCAGCCGATCATCTTCTTCATGGTTATCACCGGCATCATCGGCTCGCTCAACGCATTCACCGAGATCTACGCCATGACGGCCGGTGGTCCCCAGCTCGTCATCGGCGAGGAGACGCTCGGCTCGACCTCGGTGGCCGGGTATTACCTGTACAAACAGTTCGAAGGCGGACGGTACGGCTACGCCGCCGCGATCTCCTACGTGCTGCTCGCGATCACGCTGCTCATCACCTGGATCCAGCAGCGGTTTTTCGCCGGCGAGCGCCGCTGA
- a CDS encoding SPOR domain-containing protein, producing MPELFDDVREKPELASSGSAGRSFDWGPPAIGVSENIKEYSIYLLIAVLIAGVGWLLIDTGPEMPRGSAAKNAEQADEAEVAGDVDAPPVPRDEPAAAKVTVTPGEVVPIVATPRFHVQLGAFGDEETARTTVEALRQQGHVATFTVPDDQYEMYRVLMGPFAQEAEAEALARRLNELDFPCFVVESANIQSREEE from the coding sequence ATGCCTGAACTTTTCGACGACGTGCGGGAAAAGCCGGAACTCGCTTCGTCCGGTTCGGCCGGCCGCTCGTTCGACTGGGGACCGCCCGCGATCGGCGTGTCCGAAAATATCAAGGAATATAGTATATATCTGCTGATCGCCGTCCTGATCGCGGGGGTCGGCTGGCTTCTGATCGACACGGGCCCCGAGATGCCCCGCGGCTCCGCGGCGAAAAACGCGGAACAGGCCGACGAGGCCGAGGTTGCCGGCGACGTCGACGCCCCCCCCGTCCCGCGGGACGAGCCGGCCGCCGCGAAGGTGACGGTGACGCCGGGTGAGGTCGTGCCGATCGTCGCGACGCCCCGCTTTCACGTCCAGCTCGGGGCGTTCGGCGACGAGGAGACCGCCCGCACCACCGTCGAAGCCCTGAGACAACAAGGGCACGTCGCGACGTTCACGGTGCCCGACGACCAGTATGAAATGTATCGGGTCCTGATGGGCCCGTTCGCGCAGGAGGCCGAAGCCGAGGCTCTCGCGCGCAGGCTGAACGAGCTGGATTTCCCCTGCTTCGTGGTGGAATCCGCCAATATCCAGAGTCGAGAGGAGGAGTAG